One Candidatus Nitronauta litoralis genomic window, CACCGCCGGAATAGATGAAGATGGGTCTGCCACCATATGGCTTATGGCGGCGAGAACTCCACACAGGAAATAGAATAAAACAAAGCCGAATCGGCCGAGGCGATCTTCTATATTGTCCCCGAATATCCACAGGTAGAGCATGTTTCCAGCCAGATGTGCCGGGCCTCCATGCATGAACATGGAGGTGATTAAAGTCGGATACTGGCTGAACGGATTGCTCAGGAAATCAGCCGGCACCATGGCATATTGACTGATTGCGGCCGACATGCCCCCAGGAGCCTGTAATTGCATTACAAACCCGGTAATATTGAGGGCAATTAATGAAATAGTGAAGATTGGAAACGATCTCCTGGGATTTTCATCATATAGAGGAAGCATAAATTGGGCGTGGCCTGAGTATGTGGTAATATTTTGATTTAAATGGACATTTTAAATATTTTAACAGTAGTGGACGCCATGGACTGGACTCACTTTACTGATAGACCAGTAGACATTGAGGGCCGTTTCTTGAGAATATCTGTCGCATGAAATTTTTACCTCACGTTTTAATAGAAAGCCTATCACCGGTCCAGGAGAAAACTATCCAAAAAGCATCTCACCTCAGGGGACATATTTCTTCCCAACTTAAGGTTGTGGTAAATGAGTGAAACCGATGACACTTCATTAGCCCGCTCAGAGTCCAGTGCTCCTTCAGTACGTACTCGGCCTGAAGAGGATTTCAGCTGGATCATTGCGGCATATTCCCGGCATCGTTTACGTGAATTAACCCAGGAACTGGACAAAGACCTTGGTGAAAACCGTGGGCCCCAGTGCTACCTGCCCCCTGTGTTACTTGACACAAATCCAGTTCACCATCGTCAAAGTCTGCAGGAACAAATTTTCCCCAATCCCCGTGCGATTAATGAAGATCTTCTTGATCTTGGAAAATCGAATTTGCTTCTTGAAGCTCCCGCCGGCATGGGAAAAAGTACTTTCCTGAAAGTTTATCAGGAATCGCGGCTTCAGAGGGGAGAAGCAGAGGAATACCCACTGACAGTTTATCTGGACCTTGGCCTGCTTCCAAAAGGGTCCGGGTTCAATGAGTTTTATCCGCTTTATTTCAGCCATGTGTCGGAAATGATTTTGCGGGAGAAGGAAGAGCAGCCGGACCTGGTTTTAGATGAAGAGATCCTCAAGCAAACCCTGAAGCGGATGGTGCTCACCGGCCAGGTGATGTTCCTGCTGGATGGCCTGGACCGGATGGCAGCGGATGACCGGTTCCAGTTTTTTTATGACGTTGTGGTCGATGGAGATGCCCTTCATGACAACTTGGCCGTTATGGCCATGCGTCCGGTTGGGTTTGGACCCATGGCCACCACGTCTGTGGTTAAACGTGGGCAGGATGCCTGCTTCCGGATGACCTTTCAAAAACTCGATGAAAAATCGTGCAAAGCCTACCTCGGTGAAATAGGAAACAAACCGCTTATAGACAACATGCGTTTGTTTTCTTCAGAAATTTTCCAGACACCCTATCTGCTACGTCTTCTCAGATCGGTAGCCCAGGCCGGGCGACTTGAAGAAGTTAGAAACCAGACCACATTTTTTGAAACCTGGCTTTCTCTTGTCTTGCCTGAGGGAGAGGATAAAGAAGAGGTGGAACTGAGACACCGGATACTGTCCCGACTGGGCACCATTTCGCTCGAGTTGGCGGAAGCGGATCGATTTCAGCGGTTTGAAGAGGCCGATACCGGATATGAAATGGATCTTCTTGAAGGTGATCCGTCACTTCTAAATGACGGGACCCTGCTTTGGAATCTGGATCCCATTCTTCGCCAGACCCAGCACAAGTGGGAATATCGACACCCTGTTTTCCAGGAGTTTTTCGCCGGGCGCCACCTGGCCCGAAAGCCGGAACGGGATGAATTGATTAAAGCAAGGGGAAGGGATACTCGCTGGGAAAGTCTGTTGAAATTCAGCATCGGTTCTATTTCTGGCTCCCTTGACACGATTTACGACCTGTTAATTGAAACAGGCGCTCTGTTTCTCGCAGGTAACGCCCTTCCGGAAGCGCAAAAACTTTCCGAGTCGCGCCGATTAATGGTGGGGCAGTTGCTCAAGTATCAGGACCGCGAGCAGTACCCGCAATTTTCGCGCAATCGATTGGTGCAACCCCCTAAAGTGATCAGTGCCTTGGGGCAGGAAAAAACTCGGGAGATGATTTGCGAATTACTCAAAAGAGAAAACCGGAACACGCGTATCTTGTATGGTGTCCTGGATTTGTTATGCACCCTTCATAAAATAAAGCTTATTGATGTGATCGATTGTCAGGATTTTTCACCCGTAAATGCATTGCCGGAGCTCCATGAATTTCTTAAAGAGCGGAGCGACCCGGAAAGTGTAGATCAGAAAGTGATGAAGCGCTGGGGTGAAATGGTCACCGTATCGCAGGGGAAATTCATTTACCAGAATGAACGGGATGAAGAAGATCATATTTATTTGAAAGAATTTGCCATCATGAAGTGCCCCGTTACCAATGCCTTGTGGAAACAGTTCGATCCAGAAGGGGAATTACGACATCCAAAATTTTCCTATGATGATGATCAACCCGTGATTGGAATAAATTACTATGAAGCCACCCTATTTGCTTTATGGATGGGATTACGGTTGCCGACCGAGAAAGAATGGGAGAAAGCTGCCAGGGGAACAGATGGTCGGGATTACCCCTGGGGTGATGCGTTGGGATACCAGTCTGGCTTCACCAACACGGCCGATTTTGTTCTGGGCCGGACCAGCGCTGTTGAGTCTTTTGAGGATGGCCTCTCGCCCTACGGCTGCTATGACATGGCCGGAAATGTCTGGGAATGGTGTGTCCAATTGTATTCTTCAAAATTCAGCACCCAAAAGGTGGTCCGAGGGGGAGCCTGGATGAATTATATGGTGCATGCCAAATGCGTGTTCCGGAATTCATTTGATCCCGCAGAGCACCATCCTGGTGTCGGGTTGCGTTGCGTGAGCCCCGATTTAGCTGAAACCGATGATGATGAGTAATAATAGACAGGATAAAAAATCTTAGGGAGTAACGATATTTGTTTGAGGATTATCGCCTGAATATCTCTAACTATAGGTTTTTCTTGACATTTTGGGACCCAGGTTTTTAATATTGTAAGATTCTCCAACATTTTAATTGTTTGTATCAGTATTCAATCTACCGGGTGCAAAGCCTTGATTTTCAGGAAAATATTCCGATAGTTAGAGGAGGCTCTTTGTTTTTCTGGTAGGGGGTTGAATGCTGCGGTTTTTACATAAACATTTTCAATAGCTGTTTAAGAAAAGTTGGTTTATGACGGTTGAGATTAAAACCAAAAAAATCCTTTGTATTGATGATGATGCTGCCCTTTTAAAGGTGGTGCACAGGATATTATCAAAAAATTTCCCACCGGAAGTTCTGGAAATCCATGAAGCCAATAATGGTGAGCAGGGAATCAAGATGATTCAGGCCCTGCATCCCGATATCGTGCTGTCAGATATCCAAATGCCTCAAATGGATGGTCTGGAGATTTGTCGGAGGGTCAGACAGCATGGAATTCAGACCGCAATCATTCTGATGTCGGCCTATGATGTTGAAGAGGACAACGCTATTAAAGCCAGCAAAGCAGGTGCCGACGCATTTTTATCCAAACCGATTAAAAAAGGGGAATTGTTATTTGCGGTCAATTTTGTGCTCCGGATAGCCAGCCTGAGTGAAGCAGTAACGACCAAAAACAAGCAATTGGAAAAATCTGTTGAACAACTCAAACAATATCAGCAGAAATTAAATGGTCTGAATGAGGAATTGAAATCGGACAAGCGCCGGTTGAATGAAAACCTGAAAGAAGTGGTGACCCTGAACAAGCAGTTGGAATCAAAGAACGGCCAGATCCTGTCCATGAACGAAGAACTGGCGGGACGTTTTGAATCCACAGTGAGCCTGATATCCAATATTATCGAATTACATCAGTCAGAACACCGGGGGCATGCCGAGCGGGTTGCTGAAATTTCCGTGTATATCGCAAAGAAAATAGACCTGCCTGATCAACAGATCCAAAATATCAAAACCTCTGCTCTCATCCATGAACTGGGTATTGTAAGTTTGCCTGATGAAAAAAAGATAGAGGAGGCTACGGATGAATTGAGTAACAGGAGTTTCACACACCATCCTCTGGTGGCAGAAATGTTGCTTAAATCATTCCCCGGCTTTGAGTTGGTTTCAAATATCATCCGCCATTTGCATGAAAATGTGGATGGCTCGGGAATTCCTGACAACCTTTCAGGGGATCGTAT contains:
- a CDS encoding rhomboid family intramembrane serine protease, encoding MLPLYDENPRRSFPIFTISLIALNITGFVMQLQAPGGMSAAISQYAMVPADFLSNPFSQYPTLITSMFMHGGPAHLAGNMLYLWIFGDNIEDRLGRFGFVLFYFLCGVLAAISHMVADPSSSIPAVGASGAISGILGAYLVLFPGVRVRTLIFLGFYISMVRIPAIILLGIWILMQVANSVSVGAEGEVAWLAHIGGFAAGAILIKPFQGMLRRRA
- a CDS encoding SUMF1/EgtB/PvdO family nonheme iron enzyme — encoded protein: MSETDDTSLARSESSAPSVRTRPEEDFSWIIAAYSRHRLRELTQELDKDLGENRGPQCYLPPVLLDTNPVHHRQSLQEQIFPNPRAINEDLLDLGKSNLLLEAPAGMGKSTFLKVYQESRLQRGEAEEYPLTVYLDLGLLPKGSGFNEFYPLYFSHVSEMILREKEEQPDLVLDEEILKQTLKRMVLTGQVMFLLDGLDRMAADDRFQFFYDVVVDGDALHDNLAVMAMRPVGFGPMATTSVVKRGQDACFRMTFQKLDEKSCKAYLGEIGNKPLIDNMRLFSSEIFQTPYLLRLLRSVAQAGRLEEVRNQTTFFETWLSLVLPEGEDKEEVELRHRILSRLGTISLELAEADRFQRFEEADTGYEMDLLEGDPSLLNDGTLLWNLDPILRQTQHKWEYRHPVFQEFFAGRHLARKPERDELIKARGRDTRWESLLKFSIGSISGSLDTIYDLLIETGALFLAGNALPEAQKLSESRRLMVGQLLKYQDREQYPQFSRNRLVQPPKVISALGQEKTREMICELLKRENRNTRILYGVLDLLCTLHKIKLIDVIDCQDFSPVNALPELHEFLKERSDPESVDQKVMKRWGEMVTVSQGKFIYQNERDEEDHIYLKEFAIMKCPVTNALWKQFDPEGELRHPKFSYDDDQPVIGINYYEATLFALWMGLRLPTEKEWEKAARGTDGRDYPWGDALGYQSGFTNTADFVLGRTSAVESFEDGLSPYGCYDMAGNVWEWCVQLYSSKFSTQKVVRGGAWMNYMVHAKCVFRNSFDPAEHHPGVGLRCVSPDLAETDDDE
- a CDS encoding response regulator, yielding MTVEIKTKKILCIDDDAALLKVVHRILSKNFPPEVLEIHEANNGEQGIKMIQALHPDIVLSDIQMPQMDGLEICRRVRQHGIQTAIILMSAYDVEEDNAIKASKAGADAFLSKPIKKGELLFAVNFVLRIASLSEAVTTKNKQLEKSVEQLKQYQQKLNGLNEELKSDKRRLNENLKEVVTLNKQLESKNGQILSMNEELAGRFESTVSLISNIIELHQSEHRGHAERVAEISVYIAKKIDLPDQQIQNIKTSALIHELGIVSLPDEKKIEEATDELSNRSFTHHPLVAEMLLKSFPGFELVSNIIRHLHENVDGSGIPDNLSGDRIPIGSRIVSLASYFDHALISGGQDKLEQAFAKVEDQAGLMFDEKLVGVLSDWIDEQNPEKISTVDYNIFALKEGMELASDIYSESGINLLRKGTVLKKDILSRVLKFHNVDPILGSIKVKRK